The segment ctttttgttttagcttgtggaTTTTTGCTTTGCTAGAGTGAGGTTTGtccctgtttttttctctctgtgacTTTGAAACTAaagctagagggggttcctctgtgtttttgaagcttttgttattctgtaaagtatttaccatcctgattttacagaggtgattcttttaccttttctttaaataaaattcttcttttaagaacctgattgatttttcattgttcttaagatccaagggtttgcgtctgtgttcacctgtaccagttggtTAGGATTTtcattctcaagccttccccaggaaagggggtgtagggcttgggggaatattttgggggaacaggatctccaagtggtcctttccctgattctttgtctaaatcacttggtggtggcagcatactgttcaaggacaaggtggaatttgtgccttgggaaagttttaaacctaagctggtaaaaataagcttagggagtctttcatgtgggtccccacatctgtatccgagttcagagtagggaaggaaccctgacagcataTCTGCAACCCGGGCTCGCTCCCGGATGCCTTCTTACTTCCTTGGAGAAAGCACCTGTTCTGCACCTTTCCCCCCCATTCCTTTTGTGCACAAGCTCTTGCTGAAGGTCAAGAGTGAAGGTTATTCACATAGCCTCAGCCTGGCCACGTCGGCACTAGTTTGGCTTATTTCTAGACCTGTCAGTAGTAACTCCAATGCCGCTTCCTCCTCTTCTGGACCTGATGTCGCAAGATCACGGCCAAATGCTCCATCTGCCTGACAGCTCCATGACAGCTGCAGAACTGGTCTGTTTGGAGCAGGTCTGCTAGGTCTTGCTAAGCAGTAGGAAACCATTTCCGGAGCTACTTACTTCTCCAAGTGGAAGCGTTTCCATTTGGTCTACCCAGCAAGGCCTCTCACCGGGGTGCCAGAACCTCCCCATGAGTGGGGAGCCACCGGTGTTGAAACTgtgactccgcctcttccccctgacaccccccccggctccacctcttctcctgaggctccgccccctttcccctgctctcACCTGCTGCTAAAGTGGCAGGGCCATGGCTCCTCGGtccccctgttccggcacccctgcctCTCACCGGCTGAGTCATCTCTCAGATGAAGCAGATGCTCCAGAACAGTCTGGAAACAGCCAGGTCTAGCGATTCCATCTGTTGAGGTGCGCCTAGCAGCCATCTCATCATTCTACCCCCTGCTGGGTGGTTGATCAGTTTTTTCACATGAAATGTCCATTCACTTCCTCAAGGGCTTTGAAAGGCTATACCTGCAAATCTGGGAACCAATCCCCCTGGGGGACTTAATCCTGGTCCTGTCAGAGCTCATAGGGCCTCCCTTTGAGCCACTGGCATTATGCCCTCttgtacctttcctggaaggtcgCCTTTCTGGTAGCAATTACCTCAGTCAGGAGGGTCTCGGAGATCAGAGCTCTTATATCAAAACTTCCGTGAACAGTGTTCTTTAACGACAAGGTACAATGTCACCCCCACCCCGTGTTCCTCCCAAAGGCAGTCTTGCAGTTCATAGTAATCAGGCTATTTTCCTGCCCATTTTCTTCCCGAAGCCACACAAGAATAGGGAGGAATGACATCTCCATACTCTGGATGTTAGGCACGCCCTAATGTCCTATATAGAAAGGACTATATAGAAAGTCGATCCGTAAATCCACGCAGCTCTTTGTAGCAGTAGGAGATAGGATGAAAGGctcagagaatttcatcctggaTCACATTGTGCATTCACATGTGGTACGAGGAGGCAGGTGTCCCACCACCTGCCTTCCTGACGGCCTGTTCTGTGAGACCACAAGCTTCCTCAGTGGTGTGCATGGCCCGGGCCCGATCTAGGACAtttgcagagcagccacctgggcaTCAGTACGTACTTTTTCTTCCAACTACGCCATCACCCAGCAAGTTAGAGATGCACTGGGTTTGGTTGGGCAGTGTTGTAATCCATGTGTCCATTGAGGGTGGAATGGACACGTGCAAGcagttgaagaagaaaaaatggttactaatctttctgtaactgttcttcTTTGGGACGTGTTGCACACGTCCATTCCCCGagccaccctcctacccctctgttggagttgctggcaagaaggaactgagaaggtgCGGGGTCAACCGGTCCCCTCACCCTGCGACATGAGCGCATCGTACCAGGGGGCACTAGAGCCGGCCTGAGGGGTATCGCTGAGGGGAAAGTTTCCGGGGACTGTGGGCGGGGCCCGCACACCTCGCGCGGAATGGACGTGTGCAGCACAGCTCTGAGAACAGCCGTCACAGGAAGGTTAGTAACTGGGTTTTGTCCAAACCTGGGGCACGGTTCAGGGACGCAGCTCAGTGGGCTCGGCTCTCACCTGTGGCTGTGACACCAAATGGTATTTTAATCCCTTGGCCGATGTTTTTCCAGAAGTGATTAGTGATCTTTGGGTGTCTGATATTCAGAGGCCGGGTGCTCCCAGTTTCtgatcaggcccctttaaaaggtctcagttgggcacccaaaatcactagtgatTGCTGAAAATCTAGGCATTTACCTCAATGTATCTaatgcagggtgggggaggggtgaaaatATTTTTGCGACCCTGTTTGGGTTATTTTTGTGCCCCCACATTCTGCCCTGTTTGCCAAGCGAGGGCTCTGATCCGTTCCTCACACGTTTCAGTCTTCCTCGTGATCCCCACAGTGATCTCTGTTCACCACAGccgccctccctctcccctgaattctccttcctgtccccatccccacctcccaccccccactctccctccctgtcTCCTATCAGCCCAGGGGTGGCGGTATTAACTGAGTCTGCTCTTGGTTGTGTGCGAGATGGGGGCCATTGTTGTGAAGATTCGTCTGGCTGTAGGAAAATGGTGGCCAGCTGAACTAAAGGCTGTCAATGGCCTGATCCTTACAGGGAATCACCTTGAGACAGTGGCCATGTGAAAAAGAGGCCAAGTATCCGAAGTTGGTGCTTTGCCGTTCCTAGATTGAGCTGGGGGCATGGGGAAGATGGGACAGAGAAACAGAGGGACCCTGGGGATTCTGTGAGGTCATTAAACCAGAGCAGAGGTTAGTGTCGGGGACAGACTTCCTGTACCCCCTCCTCACGGGGACATGGCGGTACTGtgaatggaggaggtgggggaccaAGGGACCCCGAGGACCTGCAAAATTAATACAACCACAGCAGGAGAGATGGGTACAGACACCctgaacactctctctctccctctcctcgtGACTACCAGAACTGGGGGGATCCTCAGAGAGCAGAAGAGAGCTGGAGGGGATAGACCCCTGTAATATCTGGAGTACTCTCTTGGGGGTTGtgccaccctgcaccccctgcagGGAACATACAAGAACAAGCAGCAATGAGGTACTCCTTGAAGGTTGTGAGCtctctgcagtgtgtgtgtgtgtggggggggggagcgcccCCTGTGGGTTTGGGCTCCCTTCTGAAAGGAGCTGGGAGGGTTTAGGACCCCACAGCATAAGTGGGAACCCCatttctcaggggagggagggcccAATAACAAGGGGAGGACCCACTGGGCTGCCTGCAGTGGGAactgggtgagattttcagagagaggctgctgctgaccCTCAGCTGTGTTTCAGGGTTTCACATTATCCAGACAATATTCGGCTGTGATCTCCGGGAAGACAACGTCATTCAGGGGTTTTACCAGGATTCGTATGACGGACGAGACTTTCTTACCTTCGATAAGGAGACCATGACTTGGGTAGCAGCAGACATTGGGGCTCAGATCACCAAGAGGAGATGGGAGGCTGAAGTAGTTGACAACCAGAGGTGGAAGCGCTTTATGGAGGAGACATGTATTAACCGGCTAAGGATTGCTCTAGAGTACGGGAAGGAGACTCTGCAGAGGAAAGGTAAGGCACGGGGACAAGCCCCACCCAGGAGGTCACTACTGGTTGCATCTCcattccccagccccagttccaaAATGGAGCAGGAGGGTAGGGGGCCGTTCAGCTAACCTTGCACCAGGGATGGGTGGGGAAACAAATcctagcccccagctctgctgaaaaaagataagaaattgaaaatgttaaaagcagCTCACTGTAGAGGAGCTGTATCTCCAGAGCCACCTGAACAAATAAGCCGAAATTCACACCACAAATTCTACCTCTTCCCCTGGTGTGACGCAGCAGTTATCAAGGCagtctgcctgtgtgtgtgcattttagAGCACTCTGAAAAATAGACTCTGTAGAGAAAGCTCCACTGAACTTTAATTATGGAAGTGCCACCACTTCTTTGGACACCAGCTTCAAACACCATATAACTCTTCCTCATTCACTGTCGCACCATCATATTTGTTGTgttacccccagcccctctgttccACCAATGACGGTAGTTTTGTCCTTGTTGCCTCTTTGTCCAACTTCTCCCACGGTCATCTATGTGCTTCCTTCCATGCCATCCCCTACATGTGGAATTGCCCTCCCCATACTAATGTAGAAGAAGGCTCCCCTTATCCTTGAAGTCTCCCCCTCTCAAGACCTACCTTTGCTGCAACACTTCCTTACTTATTACTTGATTCTTTTATCAATAAGACCTCCGATAATCACACTCAGTCACATTTATTACCAAAGCTTTTTAGTTAAAGATTAATCAGCACAAAAATAGAAGGGAAGAGGTTAAATGCTTTACCACTCCGACTCAGGAGGACAGTTGCAGCATAGTCTGCTTCAAAATGTTAACTCACTATTACCCATGTATGTACCTTCTCTGTTACCTTGGACACAAATTTCCCAAATCAGTTAGCATCATTATACACCCTAATTTTTCCCTTCCCAAACACTTTGCACTTGCTGTTCAAGGGTACCTGAAATTTGTATCTAGTTTTTTCCAAGAATTATACTAGTTGCTTATTTCACTCTCAAACCTCAGCAGAACATTGTCTTGTCCTTTTGTCATCTTTACAAATGTCAAGAAGAAAAAGCCACACACAGCCGTGTAATGTGTATTTCAGTGCCACGGGGCTGGGAAACTGATTGTTCAACATGTGTAAATCCTTTTGAAATCCATAATATTGGGGTAAATAGTTTTGGTAACAACCTACAAGAAATTAGCCAATTAATATTAGCTAGTTTGAGGGGCAGTTTACAACCATGtgtcatttttttgtttaatgatcctttccatctctaattgGTCAGTTTATCTACTTCATTTTTTGAGCCCTGGCCAGGGCAAGACTCTTCGCTCTTTCATATCCAGAGACTGATAGGAGATGACCACAAACGTAGCGTGTGATTAAGGATTGACATCTGTGACACCTGTATCTGGAGCTTAGTGAGGCCTTTTAAGGTACTCGTGTcactgtggctgggagcagaggcttcTGGTTTCCACACTCATAGAATCTGGTCAGGGACCTGGATTCAGGGTTCACCGTTGCTGATGCTGTGAATTGGGCACAGAAATCCTCTAACATGGTGGTTCTCTCTCATCAGAGGGATTCCGTCTCATGGACTTTCATCCTCTCCCCCTGCTGGGGTCTGAAAATTTCATGCTGCAAAGCTCCAGCAAAGGCTGCCTGGATTAGAGCCTGGAAACAACTAACTtcaatttcttcttttttcccaGTGCGCCCAACAGCTAGAGTGAGCGACAGGTCATCTCATGACGGCCTCACCACCCTCTCCTGTAAGGTCAGTGGGTTCTACCCCCGAGACATCACCGTGACCTGGCTGAAAAATGGGGAGAGCAGACAGCAAGAGACCTACTCTGAAGGCATCCTACCCAGTGGGGACGGGACCTACCAGACCTGGGTGACAATGGAGATTGATCCCAAGATCAAAGCCCATTATTCATGCCATGTGGAGCATGAAAGCCTGGTTGAGCCACTCTCTGTCTCCTGGGGTAAGGCGtttgtgtgtttgtctgtttttctAGTGGGAGAGGGGGAATCGATTAAACTCAAACCCTGAAAAATTCTCATTCGGATTTCTAGGCTGAAGCTGGAAGTTCCTCAGGGTCTGTGAGGCCCTGTCCCCTTTggccctgtccctctgcagtcAAGTTCTTGTGCTAGAGTTGGGACCCACAGTGCCTGGGGCTCATGTCTTCTCTCCAGTTTTCTGCCTCTGGGGCTGTTGGATACATCTCAGCAATACAGTGTCTCCGAAGGGAGAAGATTAGTCATGAGGCATTAATGCTGAAAGAGagcagtctgagctcctgcataggCCAGGGCAGGGAATCACACCAGGGACCAAGCTGGTAGCCTGTGGGCAAACTAGAACTGATCCTTCAGAAAGAGATGCCCATTCCAGATGTAAAGTCTCTAAGGGATGAAGAATTTCCACATCCCAAGGGGAGCTCAAATCTGCCCCTTACTTGCAGTcagaatttgtcttgcttcagcttccagcctgtTCTCAACTTCAGCAGGTTTTCAGAAACACGGCTCTGGGGGCCCTTCATCCTTGCCCAtgtggccagagagagaggtttaGTTTTGGGAGCAGCTTGTTTCTGTGTGCAGTGATGCTGGAAGGGAGGGTATGGCCTTGGAATGGAGCGAGGAGGTAGATTAGAGCCCTGCATCAGGAAGGAGTGTCTTCTAGTTCCCTAGCACAAGAAAGTCTTGGAAGAATTTTTTACCCATGGAGCTGCCTTCCAGCCATCTTTTTGCTTGTTAATTGGGATGTGGAAAAATGCAGCATTTGGAAGTGAAAACAATTTCTGTTAGGGCAGCCTGCACCGGGACTCTCGTCAGCAGATGGTTTCGCATCATAATCTTGTTACCACatcccctgccaatttttgtgtcataaaccacatttccttattctcttagaaatatttttctttttcctgttttattACTGCCTCTTTCTGACAACAGGAGAAGCTGATTAGTGAAACTGAATGTGTATGGAGAACTCGGGGTTTAACGGGCTTATATAAACCAAGAACAGTATTAAAATATCTCTGTCTTCTCCTGTTCAATTCCTGCCTCCTCTAGAAACACGCATTGTGTCTGTAACTCCATTCTTGGGAGGGAAATCCAGAGCTTTGAGGTCAGTTTCCAGTTTGTCATCAGAATCACACAATGGGATTGTTCGATTATTCATTAAAGTCAGTGTGGTcaagggaggggtgaggggctgggagccaggactcctgggttcaattcttggctcttGCACTGACTCGCTGTTtgaccttcagcaagtctttCCCCCCTCCAATTTAGGGACGATACTGACATCCATCCTCCCCCACACAGAGGTTTATGAGGATTGGTTAATGTTATAAAAGTCTTCTAGTTTAAGTGCTACATATGTATTATGACTTGAAGGGGTAGAGGCTGTGTCCAGGACTTTGTATGGTGGGGTGCAATGCATGGTAAGTGCATGGTGGCTGCGTGGAGCTcactggaaggggtggagggttgCAGGACTCAGCCCTAACCTGGGGAGCTGACTGACTGATCCCTGCAGTGGGATGGAAGGGGGGTTCAGTGCGGGGAGGGGATTTTTCCCCATTGATCATTCTCTCCATTCCATTTCAGAACGAAATAACAATCTGTTTCCCGTTTTGGCTGGCGTTATCACTGCAGTTTTCCTGATTGGTGTTATAATCGGAGTAGTCATCTGGAAAAAGAAACGCCCAGGTAAAGAATTGGAATGTGGGAACTCCCTGGACTTGCTGGGCCCTGCACACCCGCCTAAGGACAACAGCAGTACAGGAACCAGTGTCAGTCCGGTGTAACTGCCCCACTGTGGTACTGAGCTAATGacccccaatgggagctgctggagagagagacccagaaaCTGGGTGCAGGTTACAGTTTATATGAGgctagattttccaaagagcaccCAGTGGGCTGAGTTCTTTGGAAACTCTGTCTCATTGTGTCTTTCCCTCCTGCCGATCATGAGCGCCTCGGACCTTGAGTCCATTACTGAGCgccaggggtctgtgctgggccAGGGGCCCGGTTTCTAAGGTGCGGACACAGATCGGAGTCGGTTCCTGCCTTGGGAGCTGCATTCACTGAAATTTGCCTTTTCtctgcagggaagaagggagaCGGCTATGCTGTAGCTCAGGGTAAGTGGCAAGAGACCCATCGCCTCTTTTCAAGTGGCCATCCCTGAACAGCGATCAGTGTTTGCTTGTGGATTTTAGCCTAGAGGCTCTGACAGGAGATCCTCGCTCCCACtcataggccttgtctgcactgaggATTTTAAGGAAATCTCCAACTATTGCTCTAGTaccatagaattgtaggactggaaagaaCCTCGAGAGGACATCTAGTCTGgttccctgcactcagggcaCGACTGTTTCatctctagaccatccttgacaggtgtttgtctaacctgctcttaaaaacttccaatgatggagattccacaacttccctaggcaatttgttccagggctCAACTGCTCTGgcagaaagtttttcttaatgtccaacgcttgccgcaatttaagcccattgcttcttgtcctgttctcagaTGTTGacgaaaacaatttttctccctcttccttgtcacaaccttttatgcacttgaaaactgttatcacatctccccctcagtcttctcttctgcagactaaacaaacccaattctttcaatcttctctcatagctcatgttttgtAGACTGTTAATTATTTTagatgctcttctctggacttcctccaatttgtccactatccttcctgaaatatggtgcccagaactggacacaatactccagctaaggtgttatcagcacagagtagagtgaaagaattacttctcatgtcttgctttcaacactcctactgatacatcccagaaggatgtttgctttttttgcaacaatgttacactgttgactcatatttagcttgtgatcgaTCCACCATGACCTctagatccctttcctcagtactgcttcctaggcagtcatttcccattttgtatgtgtgcatctgattgttccttcctaagtggagtactttgcatttgtccttattgaatttaatcctatttacttcagaccttttctccagtttgtccagatcattttgaattagaatcctgtcctccaaagcacttgcaaccccttcctgcttaatcacgtcagccacaatcacatcagccacaatatcagaggctcggtcacctgcacatctacccatgtgatatatgccagcatgtgccagcaatgcccctctgccatgtacattggtcaaactggacagtctctatgtaaaaaaataaatggacacgaatcagacgtcaagaattataacattcataaaccagttggagaacacttcaatctcgttggtcactccattacagacctaaaagtggcaattcttcaacaaaaaaacttcaaaaacagactccaagaagagactgctgaattggaattaatttgcaaactggatacaattaacttaggcttgaatagggactgggagtggatgggtcattacacaaagcaaaactatttccccatgtttatttccccccactccctcaccccccactgttcctcagacgttcttgtccaactgctggaaacggcccaccttgattatcactacaaaaggtcccctccctccccgctctcctgctggtaatagctcaccttaagtgatcactctggttacagtgtgtatggtaacacccattgtttcatgttctctaggtatataaatctctccactgtactttccactgaatgcatccattgaagtgagctgtagctcacgaaagctgatgctcaaataaattggttagtctctagggtgccacaagttctcctgttcttccTGCTTAGTATCTCCACAAACAAatcagtgtactctctatgccatcatctaaatcattgctgaagatatggaatagaagtggacccagaactgatctctgtgggaccccacttgtgatgcccttccagcctgactgtgaaccactgataactactctctgggagcggttttccaaccagttctgcacccaccttacagtagctccacctaggctgtatttccctacttTATGAGACGGCCATGTGAGACCGTAGCCGAAGTCTTAGGCTTCGTCTACATTAGCACCGTACAAGCGCTGCCATGACACCAGCGTGTAATCGCGGCACCGTcgctaggagagagctctcccagcgctctgaaaaagccacccccacgaggggcgtagctgaAAGCGCTGGGAGAGCGGCTCCCCGCGCCGGTGCTGTGACCTCAAGGGCACTTTAGcgcgctgaaacttgcattgctcaggggcgTGTTTTTTCCCACCCTGAGCAAGGAAATTTCAGCGCTctaaagtgccaatgtagacaaggccatactAAAGTCTAGAGATACCGTATCTATcgcttctcccccatccacaaggcttgttaccctgtcacagAGAGCTGTCAGGTTGGTGTGACACCATTtgatcttgacaaatccatgccgactgttacttatcaccttgttatcttttaggtgtttgcaaagtgattgcttaattatttgctccattttctttctgggtactgaagttaatctgcctggtctgtaattccccaggttgtccttatccCCTTTTCAAGAGACTAGCACTATGTTTGCCCTCttacagtcctctggaatctcccccatcttccatgacttttcaaagataatcgctaatggctcagatatctcctcagtcagctccttgagtattctgggatgtatttgaTCAGGTCCTGGcaacttgaagatatctaacttgtctaaatcaTGTTTAACTTGTTCATTCCCTATCTTAGCCCCAGATTCTACCTCATTTTaattggcattcactatgttagacgtgcAATCACTTAtgaaactttttggtgaaaaccgaaacagaaaagtcatttagcacttctgccatttccacgttTTCTGTTATTGTCATTCCCTCCTccttgagtaacgggcctaccctgtgcttgcttttaatgtatttatagaatgactttttgttaccctttatgtctccagCTAATGTAATCtctttttgtgccttggcctttctaattttgtccctgccTGCTTGTGTTTGTTTATAGTTATCCTTTGTagtttgacctagtttccactttttgtaagagtcTTGAGTTTCAGATcgttgaagatctcctggttaagcctgcgtggtctcttgccatccttcctgtctttcctatgcagtgggataggtTACACTTGTGCCCTTGATAATGTCTCCTTGAATACTTTCCAACTCTCTCAAACTGTCTTTccctttagacttgcttcccatgcaGAGCCTTCCTATCCATTGGACAGTTCAGGGTGGTTGCCCCAGGCCCTGTGCTTTTGGGGGGGGCCGCACGCTTCAGGGGATATGGGGCCTGGGCGGCACGGGGGCTGGTGGCAATGCGACCGGCCTGCTCCACTTTACCCCCGCTTGAGGGGGATGCAAGGCCTGGGTGGTGCGGGGGCTGGCAGCGCCACTGGCCCCCCTTTGCTCTGCCTCGCCAGCTCCCAGCATCgctcggggggggcaggggttgggggcagcagcggaatgggggcagggtctgCCCTGCGGGGtctgcaggggcaggaagaggcggggggggggaaggggtggaatgggggtgggagcaggaaggggcagggttgggggggccTGGAGTGGAGGGGGGGTTGTCCCAGGCCCCGCACCCTGTTAGGGACGGCCCTGCTGCCCTgcgatcttacctaccaacttcctgagtttgctaaagtctgccttcttgaaagccattgtctttattgtgctgttctccctcctatcaTTCCTTGGAATCGTGAACTCTATgatttcatggtcactttcacccaagctgccttccactttcaaattctcaaccagttcctccctatttgtcaaaatcaaatctagaacagcctctcacctagtagctttctccaccttctggaaTAAAAATTGTCCCTAATAGATTCCCAgaatttgttggataatctgcGCTCTGCGGTATTATTTTCCCAGCAGAGGTCTTCTTCAGTAGTGTAGAGTGCTGCTGACATGTTGTCTAACATTGCTCAGAGGAACTCTGGATGATACAGTGGTTAAAGCCACTTGAACCCCATCTCCTCAATTGCCCCACCTTTGTACAGGTTTGTAGCCAAATCCCCCTTCTTTTATCTGTGATGAATTGCTTGTGGGTACAGGTCTCAATTTTGCTAGTGCAGACAAGGTGATAGGAATGTATACGGTGGTTTTGGGCTGAATTATTATCCCCCTAGAGCTGGGCTGTGTGTGGCTGAGTGTGACCCTGAAGGTGTCTGACCTGCTTTTAATGTTACACTTCTTTTGGCTTACCTGAAAGTTGCTCTCGGTGCTCGTGagatctgggcctgatccaaagcctgttgaagccaatgggagtctttccactgacttcagatcagCACCACTCTGTCTCCTCGATGACCACGAGTTCAAATCCCCTCCTCAGTTGTCCCCTTTAGGAACAAGACCAAGGCTAACAACTATGGGAGATATTTACACAAATTATGGACTGTCTTGGAGGCCATCTAATGCCTGGCACCAAGAGCTGGTATAAAGTGAACAGATCTGCCGGGCCCTGCTAGGGTGTAGCCGTCCAGCTCTCTCTTTACCCTCTCAGGGATGCCCCAGGCAGGTAAGTGAGAGGGTTTGAGAAGTGCCAACAAAACCTCCTCAGAGCACCacccttcctcccacagctggccctCAGTcgtgcctccctccctccctcctccttcttgTTACTCCAGAACAACAGAAATTCACATTCAGGAACTTTGTTAATGGGGAGTTAaggttgcaggtgctcagccctgCCGTGGGCTCCCTGTGTCCTGTCAGAATGGGTGTGTAAGCGTGTAGGCGGGTGTGGCTCTCCCTCGGTGTctgtctctgagggaggccacaccccTTTGCTGACACGCTCCTGGAACAACAGTCGAAGCAAGGGGGCAGTTGGCCGTCTAAGGCGCCCACCCTCCGGCAGGGTAGAGCAGGGAACagcctggggctcaggcaggggctATCGACTTGctcaggcctcctggcctaaggtggggaggctgccaacCCCGGGGTTAGGGTGGCAGGGGAACGTGAGCCC is part of the Eretmochelys imbricata isolate rEreImb1 chromosome 5, rEreImb1.hap1, whole genome shotgun sequence genome and harbors:
- the LOC144265360 gene encoding class I histocompatibility antigen, F10 alpha chain-like isoform X2; this encodes MALALRLLLLLGAAALPGGRSRLHSRRVTDTVVSEPGPGLPWYKRVVYVDDEVNYVYTSEMQKVKPGPVWMVQNKDLEFWNEMTWWGQRFQKWYNVSLNTLSQLYNQSEGFHIIQTIFGCDLREDNVIQGFYQDSYDGRDFLTFDKETMTWVAADIGAQITKRRWEAEVVDNQRWKRFMEETCINRLRIALEYGKETLQRKVRPTARVSDRSSHDGLTTLSCKVSGFYPRDITVTWLKNGESRQQETYSEGILPSGDGTYQTWVTMEIDPKIKAHYSCHVEHESLVEPLSVSWERNNNLFPVLAGVITAVFLIGVIIGVVIWKKKRPGKKGDGYAVAQENDQGSSGSDLSAKA
- the LOC144265360 gene encoding class I histocompatibility antigen, F10 alpha chain-like isoform X6, with protein sequence MQKVKPGPVWMVQNKDLEFWNEMTWWGQRFQKWYNVSLNTLSQLYNQSEGFHIIQTIFGCDLREDNVIQGFYQDSYDGRDFLTFDKETMTWVAADIGAQITKRRWEAEVVDNQRWKRFMEETCINRLRIALEYGKETLQRKVRPTARVSDRSSHDGLTTLSCKVSGFYPRDITVTWLKNGESRQQETYSEGILPSGDGTYQTWVTMEIDPKIKAHYSCHVEHESLVEPLSVSWERNNNLFPVLAGVITAVFLIGVIIGVVIWKKKRPGKKGDGYAVAQENDQGSSGSDLSAKA